A single region of the Streptomyces sp. NBC_01381 genome encodes:
- a CDS encoding bifunctional diguanylate cyclase/phosphodiesterase, with the protein MSTRPSPATLLEAAAGVATAPLPPGAPLTRRPVPGPGSGLVSQIVLLVVCGGYATGAAIGWGSSRVALIMGDFGLSVAAATAAVSCFRYSRTRRSRFRPAWLLFALSSAMAALGNAVWGWYEVVLEEPVPSPGLADLFFLCFAPPAIIGLLVLAKRPVTKAGWGCLALDSWLIGGSLLTLSWSLALAHTAEFEGQSVAHAALSLAYPLLDIALVSMVLALHFRRSSTNRTAVNTAIGALALTVMCDAMFTSPLLHASYRSGQMLDAGWFAGSLLLAYAPWATPRNRHGDDGHHARVECDSAPKAPRAAVTRPIAGSLAALTPYLAAAVCTLGILYNVLSGRSVDEVVLFTAGTVVLALVVRQGIMLLDNITLTQELAQKENHFRSLVQGSSDVIMIAAPNGILRYVSPAAAGVYGREADELVGSELASLMHPEDLGRVVHEVRRFLAANPLEEPTTRIECRFKSGDGDWLNVESTVNRHQGGLIFNSRDVTERVRLQAQLQHNAEHDPLTDLPNRALFTRRVGQALTGRRVTDRGTAVLFIDLDGFKAVNDTIGHQAGDELLIQAARRLHEAVRSGDCAARLGGDEFAALIVGDGTRDQAAREQHIYELADRLRITLSQPYAIDGNDVRVAASIGVAFAEPGIGAGELLRNADLAMYRAKAAGKGRVELYAPQMQADVVRKAELATRLRTALHDGEFALLHQPVVSLDDGRITCVAAQARWRSAQGILFTPAEFLRVADTSDSQEGARTAELGRWMLEEAVEQAAERGHTGHATPIAVRMSARRLLDRSMPLGSIEALLTRHGLPSGALIIELADSDPRVPLDELERRLTTLRRLGVRIALDGFGNGYAAITALRRLPVDVLKLDRSLIEGVVESARLHKITSGLLRIASDLGLLSVADGVDLPEQVTALRAMGCTHGQGMAFSGPLDEYRLRRALSLGRYPVPHGPVEPVLAGGPSGVFGGGAESYARSHNETPVPPT; encoded by the coding sequence GTGAGCACCCGCCCGTCCCCCGCCACCCTCCTGGAGGCCGCCGCAGGCGTGGCGACGGCGCCGCTGCCGCCCGGAGCGCCGCTGACCCGCCGCCCCGTACCCGGTCCCGGCTCGGGCCTGGTCTCGCAGATCGTGCTGCTCGTGGTCTGCGGCGGGTACGCGACGGGGGCCGCGATCGGCTGGGGTTCGAGCCGAGTCGCCCTGATCATGGGCGACTTCGGACTGAGCGTCGCCGCCGCGACCGCCGCGGTCTCCTGCTTCCGCTACTCCCGCACCCGGCGCAGCCGCTTTCGACCCGCGTGGCTGCTGTTCGCGCTCTCCTCCGCGATGGCGGCCCTGGGCAACGCCGTGTGGGGCTGGTACGAGGTCGTCCTCGAGGAGCCCGTGCCGAGTCCGGGCCTCGCGGATCTCTTCTTCCTCTGCTTCGCGCCGCCCGCCATCATCGGCCTGCTCGTGCTGGCCAAGCGCCCGGTGACCAAGGCCGGTTGGGGCTGCCTCGCGCTCGACTCCTGGCTCATCGGCGGCTCACTGCTCACGCTCTCCTGGAGCCTGGCGCTCGCGCACACCGCAGAGTTCGAGGGTCAGAGCGTCGCGCACGCCGCCCTCTCGCTCGCCTATCCGCTGCTCGACATCGCGCTGGTCAGCATGGTTCTCGCGCTGCACTTCAGGCGATCGTCCACCAACCGCACGGCGGTGAACACGGCGATCGGCGCCCTCGCGCTGACCGTCATGTGCGACGCGATGTTCACCTCGCCGCTGCTGCACGCCAGTTACCGCTCGGGGCAGATGCTCGACGCCGGCTGGTTCGCGGGATCACTGCTCCTGGCGTACGCACCCTGGGCGACGCCCCGGAACCGGCACGGGGACGACGGGCACCACGCGCGCGTGGAGTGCGACAGCGCCCCGAAGGCGCCGCGGGCCGCCGTCACGCGTCCCATCGCCGGATCGCTGGCCGCGCTCACGCCGTATCTGGCAGCCGCCGTCTGCACGTTGGGGATTCTCTACAACGTGCTCAGCGGCCGCAGCGTCGACGAGGTGGTGCTCTTCACCGCGGGCACGGTCGTCCTCGCCCTCGTCGTCCGCCAGGGCATCATGCTCCTCGACAACATCACCCTCACCCAGGAACTGGCCCAGAAGGAGAACCACTTCCGCTCCCTGGTGCAGGGTTCGAGCGACGTCATCATGATCGCCGCTCCGAACGGCATACTCCGCTACGTCAGCCCGGCCGCCGCGGGGGTCTACGGCCGGGAGGCCGATGAGCTCGTCGGCTCCGAACTCGCCTCGCTCATGCACCCCGAGGACCTGGGCCGTGTGGTCCACGAGGTCCGCAGATTCCTCGCCGCGAACCCCCTCGAAGAGCCCACGACCCGCATCGAGTGCCGCTTCAAGTCCGGCGACGGCGACTGGCTGAACGTGGAGTCCACGGTCAACCGCCACCAGGGCGGGCTCATCTTCAACAGCCGGGACGTCACCGAACGGGTGCGCCTCCAGGCGCAGTTGCAGCACAACGCCGAGCACGATCCGCTGACCGACCTGCCCAACCGTGCCCTGTTCACCCGGCGCGTGGGCCAGGCGCTGACCGGCCGCAGAGTGACCGACCGCGGTACGGCCGTGCTCTTCATCGACCTGGACGGCTTCAAGGCGGTCAACGACACCATCGGCCACCAGGCAGGCGACGAACTGCTCATCCAGGCGGCCCGCCGCCTTCATGAGGCCGTCAGGTCGGGCGACTGCGCGGCCCGGCTCGGCGGCGACGAATTCGCCGCGCTGATCGTCGGCGACGGCACGCGCGACCAGGCCGCACGCGAGCAGCACATCTACGAACTCGCCGACCGCCTCAGAATCACCCTCTCCCAGCCCTACGCCATCGACGGAAACGACGTGCGGGTGGCGGCGTCCATCGGCGTCGCCTTCGCCGAACCAGGCATCGGAGCGGGCGAGTTGCTGCGCAACGCCGACCTCGCGATGTACCGCGCCAAGGCCGCCGGCAAGGGCCGCGTCGAGCTGTACGCACCGCAGATGCAGGCCGATGTCGTACGCAAGGCGGAGCTCGCCACGCGGCTGCGCACAGCCCTGCATGACGGTGAGTTCGCGCTGCTCCACCAGCCCGTGGTGTCCCTGGACGACGGGCGCATCACCTGCGTCGCCGCCCAGGCCCGCTGGCGCTCGGCGCAGGGCATCCTCTTCACGCCCGCCGAGTTCCTGCGCGTGGCCGACACCTCGGACTCCCAGGAGGGCGCCCGCACCGCCGAGCTGGGCCGCTGGATGCTCGAGGAGGCCGTCGAGCAGGCCGCCGAGCGGGGCCACACGGGCCACGCGACGCCCATCGCCGTCCGGATGAGCGCGCGCCGTCTGCTCGACCGCTCGATGCCGCTCGGCTCCATCGAGGCGCTCCTGACCCGGCACGGCCTGCCCTCCGGGGCGCTGATCATCGAGCTCGCCGACAGCGACCCCCGGGTGCCGCTCGACGAGCTGGAGCGGCGGCTGACCACGCTGCGCAGGCTCGGCGTACGCATCGCCCTGGACGGCTTCGGCAACGGCTATGCCGCGATCACGGCACTGCGCAGGCTCCCCGTGGACGTACTGAAACTGGACCGCAGTCTCATCGAGGGTGTCGTCGAGTCCGCGCGGCTGCACAAGATCACATCCGGACTGCTCCGCATCGCGAGCGACCTGGGTCTGCTCTCCGTGGCCGACGGCGTCGATCTGCCGGAGCAGGTCACCGCCCTGCGCGCGATGGGCTGCACACATGGACAGGGCATGGCGTTCTCGGGCCCCCTCGACGAGTATCGGCTGCGCCGCGCGCTGTCCCTCGGGCGGTATCCGGTGCCGCACGGGCCGGTCGAGCCGGTCCTCGCGGGCGGCCCTTCGGGCGTCTTCGGAGGAGGTGCCGAGTCCTACGCCCGCTCACATAATGAGACCCCCGTCCCACCTACTTGA
- a CDS encoding acetolactate synthase large subunit, producing the protein MTEQATGAHHPQPRPRSGGQQSAPVEHVTGAQSLIRSLEEVGADTVFGIPGGAILPAYDPMMDSTRVRHVLVRHEQGAGHAATGYAQATGKVGVCMATSGPGATNLVTPIADAHMDSVPMVAITGQVASKAIGTDAFQEADIVGITMPITKHNFLVTKAEDIPRTIAEAFHIASTGRPGPVLVDIAKDALQAQTTFSWPPQQDLPGYRPVTKPHAKQIREAAKLITAAKRPVLYVGGGVIKAHATAELKVLAELTGAPVTTTLMALGAFPDSHPLHVGMPGMHGAVTAVTALQKADLIVALGARFDDRVTGKLDSFAPYAKIVHADIDPAEIGKNRAADVPIVGDAREVIADLIQAVQAEHTAGQKGDYTAWWKDLSRWRETYPLGYDQPDDGSLSPQQVIERVGKLAPEGTIFAAGVGQHQMWAAHFIDYEQPATWLNSGGAGTMGYAVPAAMGAKAGQPDRTVWAIDGDGCFQMTNQELTTCALNNIPIKVAIINNGALGMVRQWQTLFYNQRYSNTVLHSGPEDIGPNKGTRVPDFVKLSEAMGCVALRCERPEDLDKVIAEANAINDRPVVVDFIVHEDAQVWPMVAAGTSNDEVMAARGVRPDFGDNEDD; encoded by the coding sequence ATGACCGAGCAGGCCACCGGGGCCCACCATCCGCAGCCGCGGCCCCGTTCCGGAGGACAGCAGTCCGCCCCCGTCGAGCACGTCACGGGTGCGCAGTCCCTCATTCGTTCTCTCGAGGAGGTCGGGGCCGACACGGTATTCGGCATCCCCGGCGGCGCCATCCTTCCCGCGTACGACCCGATGATGGACTCCACCCGCGTCCGTCACGTCCTGGTCCGCCACGAGCAGGGCGCCGGCCACGCGGCCACCGGTTACGCGCAGGCCACCGGCAAGGTCGGGGTGTGCATGGCGACGAGCGGCCCCGGTGCCACCAACCTCGTCACCCCGATCGCCGACGCCCACATGGACTCCGTGCCCATGGTCGCGATCACCGGCCAGGTCGCCTCCAAGGCGATCGGCACGGACGCCTTCCAGGAGGCGGACATCGTCGGCATCACGATGCCGATCACCAAGCACAACTTCCTGGTCACCAAGGCCGAGGACATCCCGCGCACCATCGCCGAGGCCTTCCACATCGCCTCGACGGGGCGTCCGGGCCCGGTCCTGGTGGACATCGCGAAGGACGCGCTGCAGGCGCAGACGACCTTCTCCTGGCCGCCGCAGCAGGACCTGCCCGGCTACCGCCCGGTGACCAAGCCGCACGCCAAGCAGATCCGCGAGGCCGCGAAGCTGATCACCGCGGCCAAGCGCCCGGTCCTGTACGTCGGCGGCGGCGTCATCAAGGCACACGCCACCGCCGAGCTGAAGGTCCTGGCAGAGCTCACCGGAGCGCCCGTCACCACCACCCTGATGGCGCTCGGCGCATTCCCCGACAGCCACCCGCTGCACGTGGGAATGCCGGGCATGCATGGTGCGGTCACCGCCGTCACCGCGCTGCAGAAGGCCGACCTGATCGTCGCCCTCGGAGCCCGTTTCGACGACCGTGTCACCGGCAAGCTGGACAGCTTCGCGCCGTACGCGAAGATCGTCCACGCCGACATCGACCCGGCCGAGATCGGCAAGAACCGCGCCGCGGACGTGCCGATCGTCGGGGATGCCCGCGAGGTCATCGCCGATCTGATCCAGGCCGTCCAGGCCGAGCACACCGCGGGCCAGAAGGGCGACTACACCGCCTGGTGGAAGGACCTCAGCCGCTGGCGCGAGACCTACCCCCTGGGCTACGACCAGCCCGATGACGGTTCGCTCTCCCCGCAGCAGGTCATCGAGCGCGTCGGCAAGCTCGCCCCCGAGGGGACGATCTTCGCGGCGGGCGTGGGCCAGCACCAGATGTGGGCCGCCCACTTCATCGACTACGAGCAGCCCGCCACCTGGCTCAACTCCGGCGGCGCCGGAACGATGGGCTACGCGGTCCCGGCCGCGATGGGCGCCAAGGCCGGTCAGCCCGACCGCACGGTCTGGGCGATCGACGGCGACGGCTGCTTCCAGATGACCAACCAGGAGCTCACCACCTGCGCCCTGAACAACATCCCGATCAAGGTCGCCATCATCAACAACGGCGCCCTGGGGATGGTCCGCCAGTGGCAGACGCTGTTCTACAACCAGCGCTACTCCAACACCGTGCTGCACAGCGGCCCCGAGGACATCGGCCCCAACAAGGGCACCCGCGTCCCGGACTTCGTGAAGCTGTCGGAGGCCATGGGCTGTGTGGCCCTGCGCTGTGAGCGTCCGGAAGACCTGGACAAGGTCATCGCGGAGGCCAACGCCATCAACGACCGCCCCGTCGTGGTCGACTTCATCGTCCACGAGGACGCCCAGGTCTGGCCGATGGTCGCCGCCGGCACCTCGAACGACGAGGTCATGGCCGCCCGCGGGGTCCGCCCCGACTTCGGCGACAACGAAGACGACTGA
- the ilvN gene encoding acetolactate synthase small subunit, translated as MSTKHTLSVLVENKPGVLARITALFSRRGFNIDSLAVGVTEHPDISRITIVVNVEDLPLEQVTKQLNKLVNVLKIVELEPGSAVQRELVLAKVRADNETRSQIVEIVQLFRAKTVDVSPEAVTIEATGSSDKLEAMLKMLEPFGIKELVQSGTIAIGRGSRSITDRSLRALDRSA; from the coding sequence ATGTCCACCAAGCACACGCTCTCCGTCCTGGTCGAGAACAAGCCCGGTGTCCTCGCCCGGATCACCGCCCTGTTCTCCCGCCGCGGCTTCAACATCGACTCCCTGGCCGTGGGCGTCACCGAGCACCCCGACATCTCCCGCATCACCATCGTGGTGAATGTCGAGGACCTGCCGCTCGAACAGGTCACCAAGCAGCTCAACAAGCTCGTCAACGTCCTGAAGATCGTCGAACTCGAGCCGGGCTCGGCCGTCCAGCGCGAGCTGGTGCTCGCCAAGGTCCGCGCCGACAACGAGACGCGCTCGCAGATCGTCGAGATCGTCCAGCTTTTCCGCGCCAAGACCGTGGACGTCTCGCCCGAGGCGGTCACCATCGAGGCCACAGGATCCAGCGACAAGCTGGAGGCGATGCTCAAGATGCTGGAGCCCTTCGGCATCAAGGAGCTCGTCCAGTCCGGCACCATCGCGATCGGCCGCGGCTCCCGCTCCATCACGGACCGCAGCCTGCGGGCGCTCGACCGGTCGGCCTGA
- the ilvC gene encoding ketol-acid reductoisomerase yields the protein MAELFYDDDADLSIIQGRKVAVIGYGSQGHAHALSLRDSGVDVRVGLHEGSKSKAKAEEQGLRVVTPAEAAAEADVIMILVPDPIQAQVYEESIKDNLKAGDALFFGHGLNIRFGFIKAPEGVDVCMVAPKGPGHLVRRQYEEGRGVPCIAAVEQDATGSGFALALSYAKGIGGTRAGVIKTTFTEETETDLFGEQAVLCGGTAALVKAGFETLTEAGYQPEIAYFECLHELKLIVDLMYEGGLEKMRWSVSETAEWGDYITGPRIITDATKAEMKKVLAEIQDGTFAKNWMDEYHGGLKKYNEYKTQDENHLLETTGKELRKLMSWVNDDDA from the coding sequence GTGGCCGAGCTGTTCTACGACGACGACGCCGACCTGTCCATCATCCAGGGCCGCAAGGTCGCGGTCATCGGATACGGCAGCCAGGGCCACGCCCACGCGCTGTCGCTCCGTGACTCGGGTGTCGACGTCCGTGTCGGTCTGCACGAGGGCTCCAAGTCCAAGGCCAAGGCCGAGGAGCAGGGCCTGCGCGTGGTGACGCCCGCCGAGGCCGCCGCCGAGGCCGACGTCATCATGATCCTGGTCCCGGACCCGATCCAGGCCCAGGTCTACGAGGAGTCCATCAAGGACAACCTCAAGGCCGGCGACGCGCTGTTCTTCGGCCACGGCCTGAACATCCGCTTCGGCTTCATCAAGGCCCCCGAGGGCGTCGACGTCTGCATGGTCGCCCCGAAGGGTCCGGGCCACCTGGTCCGTCGTCAGTACGAGGAAGGCCGCGGCGTTCCGTGCATCGCGGCCGTCGAGCAGGACGCGACCGGCAGCGGCTTCGCGCTGGCCCTCTCGTACGCCAAGGGCATCGGCGGCACGCGTGCGGGCGTCATCAAGACGACCTTCACCGAGGAGACCGAGACCGACCTGTTCGGTGAGCAGGCCGTGCTCTGCGGCGGCACCGCCGCCCTGGTCAAGGCGGGCTTCGAGACGCTGACCGAGGCCGGCTACCAGCCGGAGATCGCGTACTTCGAGTGCCTCCACGAGCTGAAGCTCATCGTCGACCTCATGTACGAGGGCGGCCTGGAGAAGATGCGCTGGTCGGTCTCCGAGACCGCCGAGTGGGGCGACTACATCACCGGCCCGCGGATCATCACGGACGCCACCAAGGCCGAGATGAAGAAGGTCCTCGCGGAGATCCAGGACGGCACGTTCGCCAAGAACTGGATGGACGAGTACCACGGTGGTCTGAAGAAGTACAACGAGTACAAGACCCAGGACGAGAACCACCTCCTGGAGACCACCGGCAAGGAGCTCCGCAAGCTCATGAGCTGGGTCAACGACGACGACGCGTAA